The Lemur catta isolate mLemCat1 chromosome 17, mLemCat1.pri, whole genome shotgun sequence genome segment gaggttaagaaacttggtcaaagccacacagccagtaagtggcagagcagagctTGGATTCAGACCCGTGCCATCTGGTTCCAGCATCTGTGCTTGTAACCACTGTATGACATGACTTTTTCCCACGTGCAAGTGAACATGGACATGGCATGTGACAGTACGAGCATTCAGGCCCCTTTCAGTAAGTGCATTCTTTACTTGGGTCTGTGTGCAGATCTGTCCAGTGTCTGCATCCTGCGTGGACTGTGTGTTTGCCCCCGTGTCTGCCTGCACAAATCCACGCAGCTGATTGTGTAGACGCGTGTGGCTATCCGCACACAGGGGTGTCACACGTGTAAGTGCAGTGTGAGCCCGCGTGCACCTGGCCGTTTGCCTGCAGATGTGTTCAcaagcatgtgtgtgtgggtCATGCCTACGCTTACGTCTGTGGGCAAATACTGACAGTCTACCATGCGTGGGCCTGGGTACCTATCTGGATGTCACCAGAGGGCCTGACCCCTTCaactccccctccctctcctccggTCATGCATGCCCTTGGCAAACCCCAGGCCTGGGTGAACCCCACCTGGCACTTCTCTGAGCCTGCCTGCCGACGACAGTGTCACAATGAAGCTGACAGTTACACTTTCAATGCAAGCCACAAGGCCCAGGAGGGCACCCAGTGCTGCCGGGCCCTAGTGCCTTCCTTGAGCAAGCCGGCCTGCCCGCTCCCTGCGAGACAATTGCGtatctttctgtcttctctcctcaCACCTCTCGCAACCCTTTGCCCAGCTCTCTCAGAAGATGGCAGCCTTCAGACATGAAAGCCCACGCGCCCCACCACAAAGCCCCCGAGAGCCTCTGCCTTCCACCTCCCGCTCATGCAGGTGCAGTGGTGGCACGTCCTGCTCCCCAGACCAGTCCCTCGACAGGTCCCTTGCACCGTCCTGTGCCACATCTACTCAGTTTGCCTTTGCAGACTCTCTCCCCGCCTCTGTACCTGTTCCGTGCCCCCGGAGGCCCGCTTGGTGGATGCAGCCCGGGCTCATGCCCTCTGGCTCCTGGTGTTAAGccgaggcaggggcagagggtgggcaAGCATGAGGTCAGACTTACTGCCCATGGTTCCCCGCTGCAGTCAGCACTGGCTGGCGGTGTCCCTAGGCTGGAACTGTCCCTAGGCTGGAAGTCGCAGCCCCTATCGGTGGCCTTCCCCACAcagcctctgcccaggcccctgaAACTGCCCCCATGGCCTCACGACTGCGCCCCCAGGCCCGAGCACTGCTCTTTGCCCTGTGGAGCCCTCACATCCTGCCCACATCTTTGTAAACAGTCCCTTTATTGGGTCCTCTTCAGGTCACCCAGTTTGCAGGTGCCCTCTGTGTTCTCAGGGGATGCCCTGAACCTGAGCTGTGCGTCTGGTCTTCAGGCGCTTGGCACCGCCGTCCGGCATCATCAATTCCTCCTTTCCAATGCGGCCTCTACCAGCATGAGAACACACTCGCGCATCTGCTGCCTTAAAACAgctcctccctgcaccccacaTCCTTCCTCGGCCACCACTCCACTCTGTCCCCACTACAGCCACACTTCTCAAAGGAGGCGTCTACACTCGCTGTCTTCATTGCTCACCTGCCTGTCTCTCTTCAGCCCACTCCAATCTGGCTTTTGCCCCTACATCCCATTGCAGCTGCCCTTGGCAAGGTCACCACCACCCACGGACATGGCACAGAGCCCAGTGGACGCTTCCTGTCCCGGTGTACGAGGTTTCACAGCAGCATCGGACACCGTCCTGCCTCCCTAAGACAATCCTTTCTCAGCTCCTGTGACAAGAGGGTCCTCCCACCTCACTGGCCACTCCGCAGTCACTTTGCCAACTCCCGTAACTGCCCTCACCATGGGGGAGCCCCGGGGCAGGTGTGGTAATTTTAAAGTACACCGCAAATTACTTGGTAGGTTCCTCCCTCCAGTGGAGCCAAGTTGAATAAGGGCTATGTCTTGTGCTCTTAAACATAGGATTGGAACACCTGACCCCCCCCCATAGACTGTGACAATGGCCACAAGCCCCTCCCATCCCTGTTTGCATGCTGCTGCCTCTTTGTAGTGTGGCTTTGCTGCTCCAGCCACCAAGAGGTGGCGTCTAAATCTCCACCCCTTTAATCTGGGCTTTGCCGTGTCACTTGCTTTAGCCCATGGGAATTCAGTAAATGTGACACGAGCAGAGGCTTGAGGAGGGTTTGCACGTGGGAACTTTGCTCTCTTGCTGCTCTTGGTAACCTTGCAACCACCACTCCACAGACGGGGCTGGGTCAGCCTGCAAGTACCTCCCCTGGCCCTGCGGACAGCCAGCCAACCGCAGGCAAGCCACTGAGGCCACCCACTGCCCACTGGCCACACAGGCAGGAGTGTCAGCCATCCCCCTGTGGGACAGAGGTGTGCCACCCCGGCTGAGCCCAGCCCATGCTGCCAGGCCCCAAATCAGGAGCAAATAAAAGGTTCTTCTGGTAAGTCACTCAGATTTGctgtggtttgttacacagcaaaagctgACTGATACAAtcccctgctcaaaaccctcctaAAGAGTCCCCATTGTCCTCAGGATAAAATCTAAACATGTGAATATAGGCTCTGGGGCCCAAGATCTCACCTCGTCCGCTCTCGCTCCCTCCAGCCTCACTCACGGCACTCTCGCCGGCAGTTGCCTGACACCTGAGGGTTCCCGGTCCTCTCCCTCCTCCGGGCATCCCTCAGGCTGGGACGCACATCCCTGCTCTTCTCTGGGCTCCTTCTCATCCATCAGCTCTCACTctgaatgtcacctcctcagagaaacTTTGTCCAATTTGTCCTGCTCATTTATTCTCAAATCCTGACACTTATCACTGTTGGTAAGTCTGTGTTTACTTATGGGATTACCTGACTAGTGTCTTTTTCCTCTCCaagactgtaaactccatgagagcaAGAACGATGTCAGTTTTTGCACATAATCTTATCTctagagcctggcacatagtaggtgtttgataaatatttgaatacatgAATGAGAAGGAATGgtaataatccttttttttttttttgagacagagtctctctgttgcccgggctagagtgagtgccgtggcgtcagcctagctcacagcaacctcagactcctgggcttaagcgatcctactgcctcagcctcccgagtagctgggactacaggcatgcgccaccatgccaagctatttttttctatatatattttcagttgtccagataatttctttctatttttagtagagatggggtcttgctcttgctcaggctggtctcaaactcctgacctcgagcaatctacccgcctcagcctcccagagtgctaggattacaggcgtgagccactgtgcctggccaataattatttttaagaactgcTATTTCTAGAACATTTTCCCTTGTGCCTGGCACTATGCAAAGTGCTCAACACTTACTATCTTCCGGAATCTTCATAACCTCGCTATGAGTTAGATTCTATTATTGTTCACATTTTGATCAAGAATTTGCATCAATATCAACTGGTTCTGTGCAAGGGCTCTTAACTATGACATTATAATACCTCCCATCCCTGCATTCTGCCCACAAGGGGAGCGTGGAGGGTgtgagcacccccaccccaggctggttCAGGGGCACCCTGGTGGGTGAATGAGTGACAGAGGCCATGTAGGCCCAGCCAGGTCTTTAAACCCATAGCCACCTTCCTGGGGTATCTGCTTCCCCCATGCCCACCCTGGTGGGACGTAGGACTACTGAGGCCTCTCCATCTTGAATAACCCATCATCTCACCATGGGGCCATGCAGTGTGGCCTCCTCTCAGCCTCCTCTCGGAAGATCTCAGGTCAAGAGTTAGCATTTGGCCCCTCCCAGTCTGGAAATCCCCCACGAGTGTGTGTTCAaagccaggctctgccacttctatctgtgtgaccttgggaaagttactgaACCttcctgtgccttagtttcctcatccgCTAAATAGGATCACTAATACTACCGACCTCCTAGAGTTGTTATGGGGATTGAGTGAGTTGAAGTCTGtgaaacacttagaacagtaGCTAACACACAGTAGGTGTTGTTAAGTATATACAGttttatgggctgaattgtgtcgctcccaaaattcatgtgttgaatcCGTAAGCCCCAGTATCTCAaaatgtgacagtatttggagacaggacctttaaagggataattaaggtaaaatgaggatGCTAGCACGGGCCATAATTCACTGTGACTGATGTACTTATAAGAGGCAATTTGGACACGCGAAGACAGCAGGGGTGCGCggcacagaggaaaggccgtgtgaggacacagcgagacggcggccacctgcaagccagggagagaagcctcaggagaaaccaaccccaccagcaccttgatcttggacttctagcctctggaGCTGTGAGATAATAGATTTCTGCTATTTAAGACACCCCATcttgggtattttgttatggcagccctaacaaactaatgtgtaaataaataacGTACCTGAGATTCAATGTCACCTAGTGAgagaatggcagagctgggactctcTCTGTATGACCCCCTAACCAGTCTCAGAACCACTTCGCATTTGGCCCCTGAGAACAATCCTGTAATCCTTCCCCGGTGGCTCCGCCTCTGATAGAATCAGCAAAGTCCCTCCTTGAGGTGGGTATTATTTTTTACTCTCTTAGTCATCCCGTGCTTTCTCCCAGAAAGGATTTAAGGCAGCTGGCATCAGTATGCATGACGATCATCCCTGCTCAGGACGTGAGGTGTCTGCATGTGTCTTGTGCTTGTGGCATTGGTTGTGAGATGCGGGAAACAACACTGGACTCATGGAGAAGGAACCTGTTCTTGCCCTAACCAGGCCGCTCGTGAGCCGTGTAAACTTGAGCAAAGCAtgtcatctctctgagcctcagttttcccatctgcagaATGTGCATGCTTTTAGCGGTCACATGTGTTAAACTGGTATTGTGCTAGgccctgtgctgagtgcttttaattttcacaagagTCCAGCAAGATGAGGTTAAGGTTTTCAGTTGTATTATTACCATCTCATTTTGCAGACAAGGGAACTGAGGTTCCAATGGGgaaagcaacttgtccaaggtcacgtaGGACAGGCCCCAGAGCTGGAACTCTGACTCCAATCCGTCCGACTCTAACCCTGGGCTCTGCGGCCCTCCCACTCATGCAGACATGTGTGTGAGGAAGCTGCAGGTGCAGCAGTGCATGCTGCACGCGCTCCACAAAGTTGCATTGTCAGGAGACAAGACCGACAAGTCTAAAACGGAGCAAGATGGAAAGGTCCAGAATGAGGTTTGAGGAAGGGCTGTGGAAAAGATGGTGTGCACCAGGCAGAACGGAGCAGAGTAGTGTGGGGAGATGACTGCAGGAGGGAGAGGTTGCAGGACCAAAGGTGTGGAGGTGGGAACGAAGCTGCCTCATCAGGGTCCGGAGACCCATCTGGGAGCAGGAAGGGTCAAGGTCGGAGAGTCCGGCTGAGCTTGGATGTTTGGCTGCAGATGAAGGAGCCATAATACATTCTGGAGCAGGGCAGGTGAGGTGGTATGGTGGGCAGcggtcaccaccaccaccaccaccatcatcatcttcaccaacctttattaaacacctactctGTGCTAAGCCCTGATCTAAGCACACTATGTGTGTTATCTCACGTGGTGTCTCAACAGCTCTCTGAGGCAGGTCTTattattattcttcccattttgtagatgggaaactgaggtccagagaggtgagCACCTGGCCCGTGGTtactcagctagtaagtggccaagctgggacttgaacctaGGTCTATCTGAGTCCATAGCCCATGATCCTAACCACTTGGGAGGTCCTCTGAGATCTCTGGGGGAAAACCAGGCTGGGACTGAGCAGGCGCAGGGTGGGCTGGGTGGGCTGCAACCCTCACCTCCCCCCAGGGCTGGGACCCACCTTCGTTCTCCAGCTTTCTCTTCTCCAGTTCGGCCTCGATCTGGTCCAGCACCATGGCCAGCTCCCCGAGGATCTTCTTCAGGTAGCTCACGTCATCGTGCTCCAAGATCTTGGCCTGGGGTCAGGACAGGCAGGAGCCAGAGAAGCTGAGTTGGCCTCACTAGAGCCAGGATGTCCTGGGATGGAAGGAGCTCTGCTAACCCTCCTTCTGCAAACCCAGCCTCCAAATATCCCCCAGCGTACGGGATGCCCCTTCGTCTGGCGCTTGCAACACTCCTGCGAGACTGGCTGTCCTGCCTGGGTCCCTCTCACGGAGCTGGTGCACTTACACACCCAGCTGGTGGGAGCTTGGTTGCTAGTGGCTCACAGCTGTTCCTTCTCCAGGAATTGCTCTCAGCCAATGGGGAACTGCCTTGCTCAGAAATACTTGAGAGGTTACCCCTCTTCCCAGCAATCTGTAGTCAATGACCGACTGATACGGGAGTATAACAGGCTGCCCCCTTGCCTCAAGGCTGGCCAGCATTGTGGTGCCATTTATGCTCCAGAGCTTCTTGGGGGTCAGATGAGGCTTGGCCGCTTCCTGTTCCTGTCCTGCCCATCCTTCCTGGGTTCCCTTCTGAGCAATCCCTTGGTATCTCCAAGAACCTCTGTTCACTGCTCTGCTTTTTGGGACACAACCTAacccatgaggaaactgaggtcccagCTCAGCAGTGGCTTGCCCAGGGCCAAACAGCCAGTAAGCAGCAGAGGAGGCAGAATGGGAAAAGCAAGCCAGTGGTTTCTCCATTCCTCATCATTGCTGATCCTTTACTTAGAACCAGCTTCTCCCAGTCCATTTCCACGGAagagatggtgggggaggggagccagcAGGCCTGGGGCCCTCACCATGAGCTTCTTCTGTTTAGAAAGGTAGGGCTCGGAGAGCTGGGGCTCCTCTTCGTGGTCCAATTTCATGAGGTCCGTGGTGGCGTTGGCTAAATGTCCTGGGGGGAGAACAGGAAAGGTCCCGTCCCTCTGGCACTGCCTCCCCGGTCACTTCCCCCACACAACTGGAAGTAGGTCTCAGCCAAACACTGGCCAGAGAAGTGACAACAACAGTCAGCACGTGGGGAGCGCTGCAGGCTGCAGCACAGGGATGGGCGAGACGCCATCCTGCCCTGGGCTCAGGTTGGTGTGAGAGATGGGCACACACAGCAATCCCTGTGACACGGCATGACCGGTCTGTAACGAAGAATGAACTTAATGGGGAGGGACCCAGGGACCAGGAGACCTCACCAGGGAGGAGGGGTAGGAGATGCCAGAAATGGGCAGGACCCGGGCCCTGGGCCTCATCATCTTCCCTCCCACACCTGCTTCTCCCCCTGCAACCTCCCAAACTGCAGCACCTCCCCCGACCAAGGCCATGCCCAATGCCTGGGATTTGTCCTcggctcctccctctccctcctccccacagcaaACCAGTCTCAGGGGCTGTGGATTCTTCCTTCTCcacttttcttatgttttctcacATTAAACGTCCCCCATGCCAGTTCcagctctctctcttcccctctctccctctcgaGCCCTCCTTTTCCCCCTTCGGCCAGAGAgacagttcctcagtcacacaaGTGGCCATGCCACTCCCTGTTCAGAGCCCACCCTGGCTCCTCACTGCCTTCAGATAATGTCCCAGCTCCCCAACGGCCTTAAGGGAGCCCGAGGGATCCATCTCCTCCCCGTCTCACCTCCTCCATCTTTCACTGAGTGTCCCCAAGTGTCCCTGTCCCCAGAGGGTACATTTCGGCCACTCTAAATGCTTGCTGTTCCCAGAATGTTCCAGACTGTCCCAGACCTCCAGGCTTTTGCTCACACTACTGCTACCTCCTGGAATAGCCTTATCCTCTTCTGAAATCCTCCTTCTAGATCCTGCTGAAGGTCACCTCCTTCATGAAGCCCTTCCTGCTTCTCTCAAACagcggcccccaacctttttgacacgaGAGACCGTTTtaatggaagacattttttccacggaccgggggTGGTGGAGGTGTTGTGGGTGGCAGGagggtggtgcagagctcaggcaagGATGCgtggcctgtttcctaacaggccacagactggtactgggccatggcctgggggttgaggCCTGCAGCTCTAGGAGGTCTGGCCACTTACTGCCTTTGTTTCCCAGTGTGCACTGCCAGGGAATGCAAATACGCTAAGCAGAGCTGCCCTGGCACAACTCCATTAACCTTGTAGTTTATGTGACCAGTGTCCCCCTGgacttgtgcagtgcacaacctgtaCTGCTTGCTACACATGGAGATTTTGATGCTAATGGAGTTATCTCTGGATGCATATGTCTCTCACTAGAACTTGAGCTCCTGAAGAGCAGTGGCTAGGACAGATTCATCTCTGTtcccaggcctggcacagagcaggagctcagtgagtgttgaatgaatgaacaaaggaacaAATGGAATGAGTGATTGGATGAGTGACTGCACTTGTTTAGCTCTGTCCTGGAGATTTCATCACCCACCACCCCCCCACCTGGCCTGATATAAACCTCAGTAAACACACTCCCAGCTTCCTCAGCTTTGGGGCTATAATAAGTCTGattgatattttattaatgtgaAGGTCGAGGACAGcatcttctctccttcctgtcaCCGGGGCTGCCCGTGTGGCTCTCTTTAGACTCCAGGAGGGCAGGCCAGGCAGAGAGAAGACCTCAGactgattgggggtgggggttgctgCAGCCTGGTTCTGCTCCTCCTGCACCTGagtcctctgcccctcccccggcTGGGCTAGAGCCCTGAGGTCCTCTCTGCCTTCAGggcgggaggggagagggagggagccagcTGGGCCTGCTCTGGACTCACTGCTTTCTAGGCACCTTCCAACAACTCAGCACAGGCTTGGGGGAGCACCCCCAGGCGCACTTAGAGACTGTCTCCATCCTCAGCCGGGTCCCCAGTATTGCTCACCTGTGTAACAGCTGGGGGCCCCCTAACTGCCTGTCCATTCTTCCCCGGGGGAATGATCTTTGTAAAATGCGGATCTGATCAAGCCACTTCCCATCACTGTTTCTCCACTGCTTTCTAGATAAAATCCCGATTCTGCCAGACCTCCTCCCCAGACTCggcccacagcccctcccaccagcccgGGGCTACACTTcaaacacaccaaacacaccaggCCTGTCCTACCGCGGAACCTGGAATgattctccctcccctccccctccgcctGCTACTCAGCCTCAGTGGGAGCCTTCCCCGACCCCAGCAGCTGGCGTGGGCATCATCTCTGGTCCCACAGCCTCCCTGCTCCCCGATCGTAACTGATTGGTAGTAGGTTTAAAAAGTTTTAACTAACTTATTTTTGCACAGCTCACACATGCATActtgttaaaaattcaaacaatatcGGAGACTATGCAATGAAAGCAAATCTCTCCCCTCTCTACCCGCAGTCTCTTAGTTCTGTTCTCCGAAGTCAAACACTATTGGCAGCTTCTTGTGCATCCTTCTAGAAACAGTCCTTGCATTGTAAGCACCTGTGTATCCATTTTACTCCCTTTTAAGTACGTTAATGATAGCACACTAGAAGGGGTGGGTTTTTTGCCCTTCACTTTTTTCTACTCACTAATGTGTCTTAAGAGAACGCTCCAAATGCCTATTGTATCTTTGAACATCTGTATAGGACTGCATTGTGTGGAAGTAACCATAGCTCATTTGCCCAGTTCCTAACTCATGGGTTATTTCCAGCGATATTTCTTGCTGTTACCAACTGTGCTGCAGTGAATAGCTTTGTGCATTCTTGGCGCACACATCCAAGTGTAACTGCAGCGCAGTCTCCAAGGTGTGGACCTTTTTATGTTTGACATAGAATGCCACACGGCCCTCCTGAGAGATTGCTCAGATTTACGTCCTCCTGCACTGCAGCTACCTGGTTACTTGTCTTTGCTTCCACGGAACTGTACCCCTGGCACGGTAGAAGCTGTGCCTATCCCATCTGTCCCCAAGCCCCCTGTCCAGGGCATCACAGATGTTGTTGGCAGGGCTGATGTTGGTCGCAGGACAGTACAGGTAATTCCTGAGTCTTGTTCAGTAGAATTCTAAAGGGACAGGGCTGAGTTCCACAACCTGACCGTCCTCCCTGCCTTTGAACATCAGCCTCATTCCTTCGAGAGGGAGGAGGTGACCATTTCCTGAGCACCTTTCAGGTCCCCTCTGGCTGTAGGACTCCATGGTGACCGTGCTGAGCCTGGACCAAAGTCCGTAAACAGCTGTTGGATTATCTGACTTAATCCAACACCATTCACGGGCACAGGATACAAAAGGATGGACCAGGCTATGGGCGTGTCCAGGCTGGCAGTTAGGACAGTGCATGGGTGACCTTGAATCGGAAATCAGAGACCCCACTGGGGGCCTTGCCACGTCTGGACATCCTTCCTTGGTAACCCAACCCCGGGGTCACTCAGTACCCTTGGCCACCAACCACAGCCCTGACTGTTGGTGACCCTCCCAGGGCCCCGACCCAGGTGTCTGTGGCTGGGACTCCTGTGGGGAGGTTCCCCAGCTCCCATTGGACAAAACAAGCCTGGTGGGGGGGACAGACAGCCCCATAGTCTTGTACAGGATGGCAAGATAAGAgtagggggcggggaggggaaggagagagagactggcagagagggagagacacatATTCAGTTAGAAACACGGGCGAATGAGAAGGGAGGCCAGAGAGAAAAAGGGGAGAGAAAGCAAGCAaggggcagagatggggagagagagagagagagagacagacagacagagaagtGCCCAAAACCAGACAGAACCCCCAGGCACACAGAGAGAGGCGGGACACACGCAGAGAAGgcgagagggagaggaggaggaaggggatgatAGGAGAGGGAGCAGGGCATGAAGGAGGGAGGACTcccatggaaggaaggaaggcgcCATGCGGGCGCCAGGGAGGGGCTCTCCCAGCCACCGGGCACTCACTGCGGATCTCGGCCGTGGCGTACTTGGGGATCATGGAGTCGGTGGTGAGCTCGGGGTGCAGGATGCAGCCGTGCGTGTAGGCGTCCATGGGCAGCGCATCCAGCAGCTCCCGGTACTGCAGCACCCGCGCGTGCTGTGGGCTGCCCGCCTCGGGCATCAGGGCCACCACGTGCTCTGCGGGGGACCGCCAGGGGCTGGGCCGGGCAGCAGAGGGCCCTGCCTCGGCCACCGCCCCCCAGCACCCCTGAACCCGAGGCCTGGGGCCCACACTGTCCCCCGGGGGCAGCCCCTCTCAGCTGTAGACTTGTTGCCGGGTGGGAGTCTAGGCCCAGTGTTGCTGGAGTTCAAGAGAAGCTGGCAACCTGGATGCCTAAAACGCAAGCCTGGATTTCTGCGTGTTGGCAGCTGACTCATATTCTATTTCAACAGCACCCGTCTGGGCCCTGATCCCCTCTCTACGGCTGTCTGAGCCTCTGCGGTGGGCAGCGCGATCCCGGCCTGTGGAAggcctgaggcagggagaggacagagggTTTTGTGGGGTTTGGGGGTGTCTGGGCCCTGCCCCTGTCACGGGGTTTGGGGGTGTctgggccctgcctgggcctgggggttctGGGGCATCTGAGACCATATCTATGGGGAGTCGTTAGCCCTAGTGCTGGGGAGGGCTGGACCCTATCCTTGCCCAGGGACCCCTGGgagatctggcccctgcctgtgGGGACCTGGAGCGGGGGTCTGTGTCCTGGTCATGTCCCAGGGGCTCCTGAGGGTCTGCGGCCACGTCCCTGACTCCAAATTCCTGGAGAAGGGGGCTGTTGCCCTAGTGCTCCTAGTGGGTGTCTGGCCATGCCTCCGCCCTGGAGTATCGGTGGTAGTGGTAAGGGGTGGGTCTCTGGAGTCCCCAGGGACCTGTGGCTTTGCCTGTGGCTCTGTGGTTTCTGGGGGGCATCTGAGCCCTGCCTGTAGCCCTGTGGCTCCTTTTGGGGGAGACTGGGCCTTGCCCATGGCCCTAGTGAATTTCCCCAGGCTCCCCAAGGCCCCGGGACCCTGTCTGAGCCTGTGGGGCCCCCTGGGGTCTGTGGCATCGAGTGGCGGCAGCCGCTGTACCTCCTGTGAAGGTGCGCTCCACGTAGTCGATGATCTGGTCGTAGTCACTGATGATGTTGTCGCGGTGGATGATGACGGGCACCTCCTCGCCCAGGTTGAGCCGCATGAACCAGGGCTCCTTGTGCTCACTCTGCGGCAGGCTCACGTCGCGCTCCTCGCACGCCAGGCCCTTCTCAGCGATCACCAGCCGCACCTGCAGGCGCCAGGGTCAGAGCGGGGAAGGCGGGCGGACACAGGGGACACTCTGCCCAGGTGGGGTGGGGCGTGCGGGGAGGGAGGTCAGAGGTCACACACGGGAGGGGACACTGTTGCTTTCAGCCCACCCTGGGCTTCTGGTTGGGGGTGTACCTCCCAGGGGCATGCGCCTCGTGGTGGGAGGAACACAGCCCCGTTTGGAGACAAGGGGGAGTGCTGCCTGGTGGATAAGCCGTGGGGGTTTGACAGCTGGACACGCCTGGGATAGGACTCCTGGCTGTGTGAGTGTGGGCAAAATTCCTcaaactttctgagcctcagtttccttatttgtaagatGGGAGTATCAATAATACCAACCAAGTGTCTGGTACACAGATGGGACTCCATTCATGATTATCACTGTCATGATTGGGCACACAGCCTGACCTCCGGGAGTGGATCTGGCCAGGAAATACACGAACATTCTTATCATCATCACAATCAATAGCtaaatttctcaaattatttgGGGTACAAAGTGGGGTGAAAAATAATTTGCCAGCATCGATCAAGCCCTTTATTGCTCCCAAACAGCTTCTCATCTGGTTGCCTGGTTGGATACTCAAAATAGCCCCCTGGAGGAAGGCAGAACAGAGAGTATTTCCgtatttttcttaataagaaaactaaagctcagagagggcaagtagcctacccaaagtcacacagcaattCAGCAGCTGAGTTAAAACTGGAAGCAAAGTGCCTGACCCCCAGACTAGTGCTCTCTACCTTGAGGGCTCCTTCCAGGTAGTTCTGGGCCTGTCCCTTCCTGAGTCTTTCCTTATGTTTCTAGAAGGTCCCAGGAAAACACTGGAACTGGTGGAAGCTAACAGAGAACCTTGAGGCTGGGGCATGCTCCTGACCCAGCCCAATATTTCTGAGCTAGAAAATGGTTAGCGATCGCTTAGTCCAATTGCCCTCTACATGTggactgagactcagaaagaagGATGGGCTTG includes the following:
- the GDAP1L1 gene encoding ganglioside-induced differentiation-associated protein 1-like 1 isoform X1, with the translated sequence MATPNNLTPTNCSWWPISALESDVAKPVEAPDAPEAASPAHWPKESLVLYHWTQSFSSQKVRLVIAEKGLACEERDVSLPQSEHKEPWFMRLNLGEEVPVIIHRDNIISDYDQIIDYVERTFTGEHVVALMPEAGSPQHARVLQYRELLDALPMDAYTHGCILHPELTTDSMIPKYATAEIRRHLANATTDLMKLDHEEEPQLSEPYLSKQKKLMAKILEHDDVSYLKKILGELAMVLDQIEAELEKRKLENEGQKCELWLCGCAFTLADVLLGATLHRLKFLGLSKKYWEDGSRPNLQSFFERVQRRFAFRKVLGDIHTTLLSAVIPNAFRLVKRKPPSFFGASFLMGSLGGMGYFAYWYLKKKYI